A window of Streptomyces armeniacus contains these coding sequences:
- a CDS encoding MFS transporter — MPSPPTQPVTAHPRRWAGLSVLALSLFLVVTANLALTVALRDVVQDMNATSNELQWMLDAYPLTVAALLFAMGAVGDKFGRRAALMWGLGGFAVFSVAGGLSDEPSTMIAVRVGLGVSGALIMPATLGLVRATFVEEGERKRALSLWGASAGLGLAGGPLLSGALVEPYGWEASFYLNVPIALVLLLATVPLLPASRDRNAGPLDPWGALLSCLMLGGLVYGVIEGPVKGWLSMEVMGAWALFLVSLVAFIIVERRVSNPMVDLDWFTNKFFAAGAAFAALIFTIVIGMIYLVALYALQFMGYDALETGLRLLPAGVALIVGVPVGEQLYHRTGPRWPITLGAALAAGGAYVLSTVDLSSDDTSVMVAGVLFGLGAGVAIPAMTDSVMANAPAERGGVVGGTFDAAIEVGAALGIAVYGSVLNSVYADGLPERITAQLPPAAREAAEDSLGGATGVAAQLPDAAAGPLVSAARSAFVDGYTTAAYGVLATAAFTAFLAVVLVPKRTEPAATAGHGRAVPEPAAGDPDRGVRTAKQGPSERS; from the coding sequence ATGCCATCTCCACCCACACAGCCGGTCACGGCCCACCCCCGACGCTGGGCCGGTCTGAGCGTGCTGGCCCTCAGTCTGTTCCTGGTGGTCACGGCGAACCTCGCGCTGACCGTTGCGCTGCGCGACGTCGTCCAGGACATGAACGCGACCTCGAACGAACTCCAGTGGATGCTGGACGCCTATCCGCTCACGGTCGCGGCACTGCTGTTCGCGATGGGCGCCGTGGGCGACAAGTTCGGCCGCCGCGCCGCCCTCATGTGGGGCCTGGGCGGCTTCGCCGTGTTCAGCGTGGCCGGAGGGCTCAGCGACGAGCCGAGCACGATGATCGCGGTACGGGTGGGCCTGGGCGTCTCCGGCGCCCTGATCATGCCCGCCACACTCGGCCTCGTACGGGCCACGTTCGTGGAGGAGGGCGAGCGCAAGCGCGCCCTGTCCCTGTGGGGAGCCTCCGCGGGCCTGGGCCTCGCCGGCGGGCCGCTGCTGAGCGGCGCCCTGGTCGAACCGTACGGCTGGGAGGCGTCGTTCTACCTCAACGTGCCAATCGCCCTGGTGCTCCTGCTGGCCACCGTGCCGCTGCTCCCCGCCTCCCGGGACCGCAATGCCGGCCCACTCGACCCGTGGGGAGCGCTGCTGTCCTGCCTCATGCTGGGCGGGCTCGTGTACGGCGTCATCGAGGGCCCGGTCAAGGGCTGGCTCTCGATGGAGGTCATGGGCGCCTGGGCGCTGTTCCTGGTCTCGCTGGTGGCGTTCATCATCGTGGAACGCCGGGTGAGCAATCCGATGGTCGATCTCGACTGGTTCACCAACAAGTTCTTCGCCGCCGGGGCGGCCTTCGCGGCCCTGATCTTCACGATCGTCATCGGGATGATCTACCTGGTGGCGCTGTACGCCCTGCAGTTCATGGGCTACGACGCGCTGGAGACCGGTCTGCGGCTGCTGCCCGCCGGCGTCGCGCTCATCGTGGGGGTGCCGGTCGGCGAGCAGCTCTACCACCGGACCGGGCCGCGCTGGCCGATCACCCTCGGTGCGGCGCTCGCCGCCGGCGGCGCGTACGTGCTGAGCACCGTGGACCTTTCCAGTGACGACACGAGCGTGATGGTCGCCGGCGTCCTCTTCGGCCTCGGCGCCGGCGTGGCCATCCCCGCCATGACGGACTCGGTGATGGCCAACGCACCGGCCGAACGCGGCGGCGTGGTGGGCGGCACCTTCGACGCGGCGATCGAAGTCGGCGCGGCGCTCGGCATCGCCGTCTACGGCAGCGTGCTCAACTCCGTGTACGCCGACGGCCTGCCGGAGCGGATCACGGCCCAGCTGCCGCCCGCGGCGCGCGAGGCGGCCGAGGACTCGCTCGGCGGCGCGACGGGAGTCGCGGCGCAGCTGCCGGACGCCGCGGCGGGCCCGCTGGTGTCGGCGGCCCGGTCCGCCTTCGTCGACGGCTACACCACGGCCGCGTACGGCGTTCTCGCCACCGCCGCGTTCACCGCCTTCCTCGCGGTCGTACTGGTGCCGAAGCGCACCGAACCGGCGGCCACGGCCGGGCACGGGCGCGCCGTCCCGGAGCCGGCGGCCGGGGACCCGGACCGGGGCGTCCGCACCGCCAAGCAAGGGCCGTCCGAACGGAGTTGA
- a CDS encoding response regulator transcription factor, with translation MSERSVVRAGYRAMLESSSDLQVVGEAKSIRQASQLPAGRSSDVAMLDTPSDAIDVTAIRRMVAECGAKATLVLVDSVDQRVRRLPGAGVDGILLNHSSSEMVCAAVRMIAAGYSLITPAGARQPDHVPTTAEPDHGHLDHLTRREADVLRLIAQGMTNAEISVELSVSESTVKSHVQHMFNKLELRNRVHAVIFAYEIGIVRARTPELLACPG, from the coding sequence GTGAGCGAGCGCAGCGTCGTGAGAGCCGGATACCGGGCGATGCTGGAAAGCTCCTCCGACCTCCAGGTCGTCGGCGAGGCGAAGAGCATCCGGCAGGCGAGCCAGCTGCCCGCGGGCCGGTCCTCCGACGTCGCCATGCTGGACACACCGAGCGACGCCATAGACGTCACCGCCATACGGCGCATGGTCGCCGAGTGCGGGGCGAAGGCCACGCTGGTCCTGGTGGACAGCGTCGACCAGCGGGTCCGCCGGCTTCCCGGAGCCGGCGTCGACGGCATCCTGCTCAACCACTCGAGTTCGGAGATGGTCTGCGCCGCGGTACGCATGATCGCGGCCGGCTACAGCCTCATCACCCCCGCGGGCGCCCGGCAGCCCGACCACGTGCCGACGACCGCGGAACCGGACCACGGCCACCTCGACCACCTCACCCGCCGGGAGGCCGACGTGCTGCGGCTCATTGCGCAGGGGATGACCAACGCCGAGATCTCCGTCGAACTCTCCGTCAGCGAGAGCACGGTGAAGTCCCATGTGCAGCACATGTTCAACAAGCTCGAACTGCGGAACCGGGTACACGCCGTGATCTTCGCCTACGAGATCGGGATCGTCCGCGCCCGCACACCCGAACTGCTCGCCTGCCCGGGCTGA
- a CDS encoding TetR/AcrR family transcriptional regulator translates to MTTAPLRGGQAREDQLLSATLEVLREVGYNHLTVDLVVARARASKATVYRRWPSKSELIVAAFENATRDLPAERDTGSLRGDLLAALGDVLDEMDRFGDVIADLLGELGRSPELAGTIRDGYIASRRQTMMNAFSRAQERGEIPPEVDVETLWDLVPAVIFFRSLNMGSRVDAEEVRGLVDNIVLPLAFRSPPE, encoded by the coding sequence ATGACGACCGCACCGCTGCGGGGCGGACAGGCCCGCGAAGACCAGCTGCTGAGCGCGACCCTCGAGGTGCTGCGGGAGGTGGGGTACAACCATCTGACCGTCGACCTTGTCGTGGCCCGGGCCCGGGCGAGCAAGGCGACGGTCTACCGTCGCTGGCCGTCGAAGTCGGAACTGATCGTCGCGGCGTTCGAGAACGCGACCCGTGACCTGCCCGCTGAACGTGACACCGGTTCGCTGCGCGGCGACCTGCTCGCCGCGCTCGGCGACGTGCTCGACGAGATGGACCGGTTCGGCGACGTGATCGCGGACCTGCTGGGCGAGCTGGGCCGCAGCCCCGAGCTGGCCGGCACCATCCGGGACGGCTACATCGCCTCGCGCCGCCAGACCATGATGAACGCCTTCTCGCGGGCGCAGGAGCGGGGCGAGATCCCGCCCGAAGTCGATGTGGAGACCCTGTGGGACCTGGTGCCGGCCGTGATCTTCTTCCGCTCGCTCAACATGGGCTCACGCGTCGACGCCGAGGAGGTCCGCGGCCTCGTGGACAACATCGTGCTCCCGCTCGCCTTCCGTTCCCCGCCGGAGTGA